One Chionomys nivalis chromosome 4, mChiNiv1.1, whole genome shotgun sequence genomic region harbors:
- the Msantd4 gene encoding myb/SANT-like DNA-binding domain-containing protein 4 — protein sequence MKQLKRKRKSNFSVQETQTLLKEITKRKEVIFSKQLNTTINVMKRMAWEEIAQCVNAVGEGEQRTGTEVKRRYLDWRALMKRKRMKANMKLVGSGFPLPTSDLDDSLTEEIDEKIAFRNDANFDWQNVADFRDAGGSLTEVKVEEEERDPQSPEFEIEEEEEMLSSVIPDSRRESELPDFPHIDEFFTLNSTPSRPAYDEPHLLMNIEKQKLELEKRRLDIEAERLQVEKERLQIEKERLRHLDLEHERLQLEKERLQIEREKWRLQLVSAEKPALENDLGQGEKSILQPQDVEAEKLKLERERLQLEKDRLQFLKFESEKLQIEKERLQVEKERLRIQKEGHLP from the exons atgaagcagttgaaaaggaaaaggaaaagcaatttTAGTGTTCAGGAAACTCAGACCCTTTTGAAAGAAATTACCAAAAGGAAAGAAGTCATTTTTTCCAAGCAACTCAACACAACAATAAATGTGATGAAGCGAATGGCCTGGGAGGAGATTGCACAGTGTGTAAACGCTGTAGGAGAAGGCGAACAGAGGACGGGAACTGAGGTGAAGAGACGGTACCTCGACTGGCGTGCACTCatgaaaaggaagagaatgaaggCCAACATGAAGCTGGTTGGTTCTGGGTTTCCTCTACCCACGTCTGATTTAGACGACTCTCTCACTGAAGAGATAGATGAAAAAATTGCATTCCGAAATGATGCAAATTTTGACTGGCAGAATGTGGCGGATTTCCGAGATGCAGGTGGATCCCTAACAGAGGTCaaagtggaagaggaagaaagggaccCACAAAGCCCTGAG tttgagattgaggaggaggaagaaatgctGTCATCTGTCATACCAGATTCCCGGAGGGAAAGTGAGCTCCCTGACTTCCCTCACATTGATGAGTTTTTCACCCTCAATTCCACACCGTCCAGACCCGCATATGATGAGCCTCATCTGCTCATGAATATAGAGAAACAGAAGCTGGAGCTGGAGAAACGCCGGCTGGATATTGAGGCAGAACGGCTGCAGGTGGAGAAGGAGCGTCTCCAAATAGAGAAGGAGCGCCTGCGCCACCTGGACCTGGAGCACGAGCGCCTGCAGCTGGAGAAGGAGCGGCTGCAGATcgagagagagaagtggaggcTGCAGTTGGTTAGCGCTGAGAAACCCGCCCTAGAGAACGATCTTGGCCAGGGGGAGAAGTCCATACTACAGCCACAGGACGTAGAAGCGGAGAAGTTGAAACTCGAGCGAGAGCGCCTGCAGCTGGAGAAAGATCGGCTGCAGTTTTTGAAGTTTGAGTCTGAGAAGCTGCAGATCGAAAAGGAGCGCTTGCAGGTGGAGAAGGAGAGACTGCGAATTCAGAAAGAAGGGCATTTGCCTTGA